A single genomic interval of Microbulbifer variabilis harbors:
- a CDS encoding SDR family oxidoreductase: MKNKVALITGGSRGIGAATAKLLAQRGYQIAISHRERRKQAEDLVNELQSLGVTAIAARADITSEDEIVRLFEKVDQNLGPINSLVNNAAVIKPQMRVELMDSQRINEILRTNITGTLLCCREAIKRMSTKSGGSGGTIVNISSAASRSGSPNEYIDYAASKGAVDTLTIGLSQEVAGEGIRVNGVRPGFIYTEMHADGGEPDRIERVKSAIPLKRGGQAEEVAKAVAWLLSDESTFTTGSFIDVAGGK, from the coding sequence ATGAAAAATAAAGTTGCCTTGATAACCGGAGGCAGCCGGGGAATCGGTGCCGCCACAGCAAAACTACTGGCTCAACGTGGATATCAGATTGCCATCAGCCATCGGGAACGAAGGAAGCAAGCGGAAGACCTAGTAAATGAACTTCAATCTTTGGGCGTTACTGCAATAGCGGCACGTGCCGATATCACTTCAGAAGATGAGATTGTCCGTCTATTCGAAAAGGTTGATCAAAATCTCGGCCCGATTAACAGCTTGGTAAACAATGCCGCAGTCATTAAACCGCAGATGCGTGTTGAATTAATGGATTCTCAGCGTATCAACGAGATTCTTCGGACCAATATCACCGGTACATTGCTCTGCTGTCGCGAGGCGATTAAAAGGATGTCAACAAAAAGCGGGGGCAGCGGAGGAACTATTGTCAATATCTCATCCGCCGCCAGCCGTTCAGGGTCACCTAACGAATATATCGATTACGCGGCTAGCAAAGGTGCTGTAGATACTCTAACCATCGGACTCAGCCAAGAAGTCGCCGGTGAGGGGATTCGAGTGAACGGTGTAAGGCCGGGTTTTATTTACACGGAAATGCATGCTGATGGCGGCGAACCAGATAGAATTGAGCGAGTAAAATCTGCAATTCCACTCAAACGTGGCGGGCAAGCCGAAGAAGTGGCTAAGGCAGTGGCCTGGCTTCTCAGTGACGAATCAACCTTTACAACCGGCTCATTTATTGATGTCGCAGGTGGAAAATAA
- the proC gene encoding pyrroline-5-carboxylate reductase, with product MLAEVTQVTATNPKIVFIGGAGNMAGAVIGGLLAAGYPADRIVATGRDPLKLEAFAKRHNTVVHSDNIDAIDGADVIVLSVKPQVMRDLCMDLSPHLKGRKPLIITLAAGIPLAAYQRWLGEHLPIVRAMPNTPALVQSGVTGLFADEAVTAEHRAITARIVNAVGISLWVDKEEGIDQVIAVAGSAPAYFFQFMEAMIDASAASGFARADAERLVLQTALGAAKLAMTSDVNVAQLKRNVMSPGGTTERAVQRFEQGGLPQLVADAMRDCAERAAEMARELDQ from the coding sequence ATGCTCGCCGAGGTAACCCAAGTGACTGCAACAAATCCCAAAATTGTTTTTATCGGCGGTGCCGGAAATATGGCCGGTGCAGTAATCGGTGGCCTGCTGGCGGCGGGATACCCGGCCGATAGAATTGTGGCTACCGGGCGTGATCCCCTCAAACTTGAGGCGTTTGCCAAGCGCCACAATACCGTGGTGCACAGTGATAATATCGATGCGATTGATGGCGCAGATGTCATCGTTTTGTCAGTAAAGCCCCAGGTGATGCGCGATCTGTGCATGGATTTGAGCCCCCACCTGAAAGGGCGCAAGCCGCTGATTATTACTTTGGCCGCAGGTATTCCCTTGGCTGCCTACCAGCGTTGGCTGGGCGAGCATCTGCCGATTGTACGCGCTATGCCCAATACGCCGGCTCTAGTGCAGAGTGGGGTGACCGGGTTGTTTGCAGATGAGGCGGTAACTGCGGAGCACCGCGCCATTACTGCGCGCATAGTCAACGCAGTAGGTATCTCCCTATGGGTGGATAAAGAAGAGGGTATCGACCAAGTGATCGCTGTGGCAGGGTCGGCGCCGGCGTACTTCTTTCAGTTTATGGAGGCGATGATCGACGCCTCCGCAGCCAGTGGCTTTGCCCGCGCCGATGCCGAGCGCCTCGTGTTGCAAACTGCCCTGGGCGCCGCCAAACTGGCCATGACCAGTGATGTAAATGTAGCCCAGTTGAAGCGCAATGTGATGTCGCCGGGTGGTACCACCGAGCGCGCTGTGCAGCGCTTTGAGCAGGGCGGCCTGCCGCAGTTGGTGGCCGATGCCATGCGCGATTGTGCCGAGCGCGCTGCAGAGATGGCTCGCGAACTGGACCAATAA
- a CDS encoding type IV pilus twitching motility protein PilT, with translation MDITELLAFSAKQNASDLHLSAGLPPMIRVDGDVRRINLPAMEHKQVHGLIYEIMNDKQRKDYEEFLETDFSFEVPGVARFRVNAFNHNRGAGAVFRTIPSKVLTMEDLGMGQVFKQISDTPRGLVLVTGPTGSGKSTTLAAMMDYINDNKYEHILTIEDPIEFVHESKKCLVNQREVHRDTHGFAEALRSALREDPDIILVGEMRDLETIRLALTAAETGHLVFGTLHTTSAAKTIDRVVDVFPAQEKAMVRSMLSESLQAVISQTLLKKNGGGRVAAHEIMRGTPAIRNLIREDKIAQMYSAIQTGASVGMQTMDQCLEDLVARRIVSREVAREKAKMPENF, from the coding sequence ATGGATATCACTGAACTCCTCGCCTTCAGCGCCAAACAAAACGCTTCGGATCTGCACCTCTCCGCAGGCCTTCCGCCGATGATCCGTGTGGATGGCGACGTGCGCCGTATCAACCTGCCGGCCATGGAACACAAGCAGGTGCACGGCCTGATCTACGAGATCATGAACGACAAGCAACGTAAGGACTACGAAGAATTTCTCGAGACCGACTTCTCTTTCGAGGTACCTGGTGTAGCCCGCTTTCGTGTGAACGCCTTTAACCACAACCGCGGTGCCGGTGCCGTATTCCGGACCATTCCCTCCAAGGTTTTAACCATGGAGGATCTGGGCATGGGCCAAGTGTTCAAACAAATCTCCGATACTCCGCGCGGCCTGGTCTTGGTCACAGGGCCCACCGGCTCCGGTAAGTCCACCACCCTCGCCGCGATGATGGACTATATCAACGACAACAAATACGAGCATATCCTCACCATTGAGGACCCCATCGAATTCGTTCACGAATCCAAAAAATGCCTGGTGAACCAGCGCGAAGTGCATAGGGATACCCACGGCTTCGCAGAAGCATTGCGCTCGGCCCTGCGTGAAGACCCGGATATCATTCTGGTGGGTGAGATGCGTGACCTGGAAACTATTCGCCTGGCATTAACCGCAGCGGAAACCGGCCATTTGGTATTCGGCACCCTGCATACCACCTCCGCCGCCAAGACTATCGACAGGGTGGTGGATGTGTTCCCGGCACAGGAAAAAGCCATGGTGCGCTCCATGCTATCGGAATCCCTGCAAGCGGTAATCTCGCAGACACTGCTGAAGAAAAACGGCGGTGGCCGTGTCGCTGCCCACGAGATCATGCGCGGCACTCCCGCAATCCGCAACTTGATCCGCGAAGACAAAATCGCGCAGATGTACTCCGCCATCCAGACTGGTGCCAGCGTTGGTATGCAGACCATGGACCAGTGCCTGGAAGACCTGGTGGCACGGCGTATCGTCAGCCGCGAAGTAGCGCGGGAAAAAGCCAAGATGCCAGAAAACTTCTAA
- a CDS encoding PilT/PilU family type 4a pilus ATPase, with amino-acid sequence MDIERLLQLVVEKGASDLFITAGVPPSIKLHGRVVPCSSSALTPEKARELVVGTMNEKQRREFAEKKELNFAIAVRNVGRFRVSAFFQRNLVGMVLRRIETKIPTIDGLGLPDVLKDLAMTKRGLIIFVGATGTGKSTSLASMIGHRNENTKGHIITIEDPIEFIHQHRGCIVTQREVGLDTDSFEIALKNTLRQAPDVILIGEVRSRETMEHAIAFAETGHLCLCTLHANNANQALDRIIHFFPADRHQQLFMDLSLNLKAMVAQQLVPTPDGDGRRACLEIMINTPLMSDLVRKGQVHKMKELMKRSGEQGMQTFDQALYELYDRGEITYEDALAHADSANDLRLMIKLKSESDAEYLNSAAGELSLQNDSEYGDGGPQLY; translated from the coding sequence ATGGATATAGAAAGACTCCTACAGCTGGTAGTAGAGAAAGGTGCATCGGATCTGTTTATCACCGCCGGCGTACCGCCTTCCATTAAACTGCACGGCCGCGTGGTGCCTTGCAGTAGCAGTGCCCTCACCCCAGAAAAAGCCCGCGAGCTAGTAGTGGGCACCATGAATGAGAAACAGCGCCGTGAGTTCGCCGAGAAGAAGGAATTAAACTTCGCCATTGCGGTACGCAACGTGGGCCGTTTCCGGGTGTCGGCTTTCTTCCAGCGCAACTTGGTGGGTATGGTGCTGCGACGCATTGAAACAAAAATCCCCACCATTGACGGCCTCGGCCTGCCGGATGTACTCAAAGATCTGGCCATGACCAAGCGCGGGCTGATTATTTTTGTAGGTGCCACCGGTACCGGTAAGTCCACCTCCCTGGCCTCGATGATCGGCCACCGCAATGAGAACACCAAGGGTCATATCATCACCATTGAGGACCCGATCGAATTTATCCACCAGCACCGCGGCTGTATTGTGACCCAGCGCGAAGTGGGTCTGGATACCGACTCCTTCGAAATCGCCTTGAAGAACACTCTGCGTCAAGCGCCAGATGTCATCCTGATTGGTGAGGTGCGCTCCCGCGAAACGATGGAGCACGCCATTGCTTTCGCCGAAACTGGTCACCTGTGCCTGTGTACACTGCACGCCAACAATGCCAACCAAGCCCTCGACCGGATCATTCACTTCTTCCCTGCAGACCGTCACCAACAGCTGTTTATGGATCTGTCCCTGAACCTTAAGGCCATGGTTGCCCAGCAGCTGGTACCAACACCGGATGGCGATGGCCGCCGCGCCTGTCTGGAAATTATGATCAACACGCCGTTGATGTCAGACCTGGTGCGCAAAGGCCAGGTGCACAAGATGAAGGAGTTGATGAAACGCTCCGGCGAACAGGGCATGCAGACCTTCGACCAGGCGCTGTATGAACTCTACGATCGCGGCGAAATTACTTACGAGGATGCCCTCGCCCACGCCGACTCCGCCAACGACTTGCGCCTGATGATCAAGCTTAAGTCTGAATCCGATGCGGAGTATTTAAACAGCGCTGCCGGTGAGTTGAGTCTACAAAATGACTCTGAGTACGGCGATGGTGGGCCGCAACTTTACTAA
- a CDS encoding YggS family pyridoxal phosphate-dependent enzyme, giving the protein MRKETIVENLNAVGERIVTCCNNCDRDPAEITLLAVSKTRPAEDLRIAYAAGQRHFGENYLQEALEKQNALQDLDIHWHFIGPLQSNKSRAVAEHFDWMHTVDRLKIAQRLSSQRPTNLAPLNICLQVNIDNEQSKSGIAPQDLEALAREVVQLPGLRLRGLMAIPAARQTVQAQHQPFLEMARLLHSLQELFPNEELDTLSMGMSADMEAAIACGATIVRIGTDIFGARNYSE; this is encoded by the coding sequence ATGCGCAAAGAGACAATCGTCGAAAACCTGAATGCAGTAGGTGAGCGGATTGTGACCTGCTGCAACAACTGCGATCGCGATCCTGCAGAAATTACCTTGCTAGCGGTTTCCAAGACCCGCCCAGCGGAGGATTTGCGTATCGCCTATGCGGCTGGCCAGCGACACTTTGGCGAAAACTATTTGCAGGAAGCCCTGGAAAAACAGAATGCCCTACAAGATCTGGATATCCACTGGCATTTTATCGGGCCATTGCAGTCGAATAAGTCTCGCGCGGTAGCCGAGCACTTTGATTGGATGCATACGGTGGATCGTCTAAAGATCGCCCAGCGTCTGTCATCCCAGCGGCCAACAAATTTGGCTCCCCTCAATATCTGTCTGCAGGTCAATATCGATAATGAGCAGAGCAAGTCTGGCATAGCTCCACAGGATTTGGAGGCACTGGCGCGGGAAGTAGTGCAATTGCCGGGGCTGCGCCTGCGTGGTTTGATGGCGATCCCCGCGGCGCGACAGACAGTACAGGCGCAACACCAACCTTTTTTAGAGATGGCGCGCCTGCTGCATTCCCTGCAAGAGTTATTTCCCAACGAGGAGCTGGATACACTTTCCATGGGTATGTCTGCCGATATGGAGGCGGCGATTGCCTGCGGTGCGACCATTGTGCGCATCGGCACAGATATTTTTGGCGCGCGCAATTACTCTGAATGA
- a CDS encoding LysE family translocator: MLEAFFSLVAATALLLGSPGPAPLALAASGATFGIRKSSHFLIGILLGLSVAIMGATAGIAALLATWPEARFAVQLCGALYIGYIAIKIATAPVMEKNPSAETQAPSLLDGFIFNLLNPKAYAAFFAIFSQFLLPIEESNLSYIATGMVCLIVAAVVDFIWLCLGGSLRPVFHKPKQARIIRVCFALLMVAAVLIVFLRGMA, encoded by the coding sequence ATGTTGGAAGCATTTTTTTCCCTTGTTGCGGCAACAGCTCTGCTACTTGGCTCCCCCGGTCCCGCACCACTTGCGCTGGCCGCTTCTGGGGCAACTTTTGGGATCAGGAAAAGTAGCCATTTTCTTATCGGTATCCTACTGGGGCTAAGCGTTGCAATTATGGGCGCAACCGCCGGGATAGCGGCCCTGCTGGCAACCTGGCCCGAGGCACGCTTTGCCGTACAACTTTGCGGGGCTTTGTATATTGGCTATATCGCCATAAAAATTGCCACAGCCCCGGTAATGGAGAAAAACCCATCAGCGGAAACTCAAGCGCCATCACTGTTGGATGGGTTTATTTTTAATCTACTCAACCCCAAAGCTTATGCCGCCTTCTTTGCCATCTTTTCCCAATTTTTACTGCCAATTGAAGAAAGCAACCTAAGTTACATTGCTACTGGAATGGTCTGTTTGATAGTCGCGGCTGTGGTCGATTTTATCTGGCTATGTTTGGGAGGAAGTTTGCGACCGGTTTTTCATAAACCTAAACAAGCACGAATAATCAGAGTTTGCTTTGCCCTTCTGATGGTAGCAGCTGTGCTAATCGTGTTCCTTCGCGGAATGGCTTAA
- a CDS encoding S9 family peptidase has translation MLKWRYLVTAAMLSAAAVAHGVETRTENNGQLQLQDIPPIPASLVEELDRYQNVRSASFRGWDMEGSGMYISTRFGEVNQLHKVERAGGARRQLTFFDEPIGEVLTRPQHRQLAYTMDAGGNEYAQIFLFDSANGKSKMLSDGKSRNGAILWNKQGSALAYQSTRRDGRANDIWLTTIGDKKNEDRLILKSEDGSWWGPSDFSQSGSQLLILQYVSSTRSKVHLLDLDSGEITLLSGDDEKDSRNFPAGFSYDDRSIYLVSDKNGEFTQLIRKDLASGDEKIISAGIPWDISSFVLSEDGRRGAFVSNENGMSALYLYDPRNDRYRKVDTLPIGVIGDIEFNPSGDKLALSLNTPKTPTDTFVLDLGRRPLSSGDLNRWTFSEVGGLDTEQFIEPKLVHYPTFDKVDGEPRKIPAFVYKPRDIKAPVPVIISIHGGPEGQYRPLFSSKYQLWLKKLGAAVIAPNVRGSAGYGKSYLAMDNGYKREDSVKDIGALLDWIATQPDLDAKRVAVFGGSYGGYMVLASSVHYSDRLKAAVDIVGISNFVTFLTNTKSYRRDLRRVEYGDERDPQMREFLEGISPNNHVEKIQVPMFVVQGQNDPRVPVTEAEQIVTALRASGNQVWYMNALNEGHGYRKKENNDVFTQATALFFAEHLLDETQKEKLTLVE, from the coding sequence ATGTTGAAATGGCGCTATTTGGTGACCGCCGCAATGCTCAGCGCGGCTGCTGTTGCCCATGGAGTGGAGACCCGCACCGAGAACAATGGCCAGCTGCAGTTACAGGACATTCCCCCAATCCCAGCGAGCCTGGTGGAAGAGCTCGACCGCTACCAGAATGTGCGCTCAGCCAGTTTTCGCGGCTGGGATATGGAAGGCAGCGGTATGTATATCAGTACCCGCTTTGGCGAGGTAAACCAGCTGCACAAGGTAGAGCGCGCTGGAGGAGCCCGCCGCCAGCTGACTTTTTTTGACGAACCCATTGGGGAAGTACTTACCCGCCCCCAGCACCGACAGCTGGCCTACACCATGGACGCCGGCGGCAACGAATATGCGCAGATTTTCCTATTTGACAGTGCCAACGGTAAGAGCAAGATGCTCAGCGATGGCAAATCTCGCAATGGTGCCATTCTTTGGAATAAGCAGGGCTCGGCCCTGGCTTACCAAAGCACCCGCCGCGATGGTAGGGCCAACGATATCTGGCTGACTACGATTGGCGACAAGAAAAATGAAGATCGTTTGATACTAAAATCGGAGGATGGCAGCTGGTGGGGCCCCAGTGACTTCTCTCAATCCGGCAGCCAGCTACTGATTCTGCAATATGTTTCTTCCACCCGCTCTAAAGTTCACCTGTTGGACCTGGACAGCGGCGAAATAACATTGCTCTCCGGTGATGATGAAAAAGACTCTCGCAACTTTCCCGCTGGCTTTAGCTACGACGACCGCTCCATATACCTGGTTAGCGATAAAAATGGCGAGTTCACCCAACTGATCCGCAAAGATCTCGCCAGCGGCGATGAGAAAATTATTAGTGCCGGTATTCCCTGGGATATCAGCAGCTTTGTCCTTAGTGAGGACGGCCGCCGCGGTGCTTTCGTGTCCAACGAGAACGGCATGTCGGCACTGTACCTGTACGACCCGCGCAATGATCGCTACCGCAAAGTCGACACACTACCTATTGGTGTAATCGGCGATATCGAGTTCAACCCCAGCGGAGACAAGTTAGCGTTATCACTGAACACCCCCAAAACCCCCACCGATACCTTTGTTTTGGATCTGGGCCGGCGCCCCCTATCCAGTGGCGATCTGAACCGCTGGACATTTAGTGAAGTGGGCGGCCTGGATACCGAACAATTTATCGAGCCCAAGCTGGTGCACTACCCCACTTTCGATAAAGTAGATGGAGAGCCACGCAAGATTCCCGCCTTCGTCTACAAACCACGCGATATAAAGGCGCCTGTGCCGGTCATTATTTCCATTCACGGCGGCCCCGAAGGCCAGTACCGCCCACTGTTTTCCAGCAAATACCAACTGTGGTTGAAGAAATTGGGGGCTGCAGTGATCGCCCCTAATGTGCGCGGCTCCGCCGGCTACGGAAAAAGTTACCTGGCCATGGACAACGGCTACAAGCGTGAAGATTCGGTGAAAGATATTGGCGCGCTATTGGACTGGATCGCCACCCAGCCGGACCTGGATGCCAAGCGGGTTGCCGTCTTCGGGGGTAGCTACGGCGGCTATATGGTACTGGCCAGCAGCGTTCACTATTCGGATCGTTTAAAAGCAGCTGTGGATATTGTCGGCATCTCCAATTTTGTCACCTTTCTCACCAATACCAAGAGTTATCGCCGGGACCTGCGCCGTGTGGAATACGGTGACGAACGCGATCCGCAAATGCGCGAATTCCTGGAAGGTATCAGCCCTAACAACCATGTGGAGAAAATCCAGGTCCCCATGTTTGTGGTGCAGGGACAAAACGACCCCCGCGTCCCCGTCACAGAAGCGGAACAGATCGTGACGGCACTGCGAGCAAGCGGTAACCAGGTTTGGTACATGAATGCGTTAAATGAGGGGCACGGCTACCGTAAAAAGGAAAACAATGATGTCTTCACCCAGGCTACCGCGCTGTTTTTTGCCGAACACTTGCTCGACGAAACACAGAAGGAAAAACTGACTTTAGTTGAATAG
- a CDS encoding dynamin family protein produces the protein MEDALLRQHISEYDRWKKNLDRQFAQFSQWLQQHFPNSAGACQVVQQARALLSDDQFTLVFVGEFSRGKTELINALLAQTYGQRLLPSKPGRTTMCPTEIFSDGGERASLRLLPIETLATNTSLESFRRIPQKWVTHEFDANNPDATREALLKVAATKSVLPEEAARYGFDRRHLDDKGNLVEIPAWRYALICLPHPLLDQGLRIIDTPGLNALGNEPELTLSTLPGAQAVAFLLAADAGVSGTDMNMWETHLAPLREHRGTPVMALLNKVDVLWDDPDEDAQQLLRRMRSQVAKLLSLPQESVTGVSAKMALLARQQQDVELLRNSCFTDFEKLLVQRLLEHRQKVAEHRSLHQALTLMADTRDLLKRRLNSGRAALMHLQRNSASTEEQLTELGQLQQTVREQHKLCHQELLTLKSSQRMLMRQSTALLAPITIQQLQRLVDETSKALHKRWTPMGLAKAIDTFMEGVDCQLATLEREVDQANRLLDAIFERSSLKKVDSAEQYFTIRQFRITLRGLHRQAAQLRRSPQLLLARRNRLSERFVTTLASEVGRLYSEMGAAAENWLEQALEPLKQHTQYQKHLLNRHLIKLTELKQKTRSRHTDLRTLEDEVLRNDRALSALEDLLRYSTSAPQPLAPAPRAHNVTPLKPALTT, from the coding sequence ATGGAAGACGCACTCCTACGCCAACATATCTCTGAATACGATCGCTGGAAAAAGAATCTGGATCGACAATTCGCCCAGTTCAGTCAGTGGTTACAGCAGCATTTCCCCAACTCTGCCGGCGCCTGCCAAGTTGTACAACAGGCCCGTGCGCTTCTCAGCGATGATCAGTTCACCTTGGTGTTTGTGGGAGAATTTTCCCGTGGCAAAACCGAGCTGATCAATGCCCTCTTGGCACAGACCTACGGTCAGCGGCTGCTACCCTCCAAACCCGGCCGCACCACCATGTGCCCAACGGAGATCTTTAGCGATGGCGGAGAGCGCGCCAGCCTGCGCCTGTTGCCCATTGAGACCCTGGCGACCAATACCAGCCTTGAGAGCTTCCGGCGAATTCCACAGAAGTGGGTCACGCACGAGTTCGACGCCAATAATCCCGATGCGACCCGCGAAGCTCTGCTAAAAGTGGCCGCCACCAAATCGGTGTTGCCGGAGGAGGCTGCGCGTTATGGCTTCGATCGCCGCCACCTGGATGACAAAGGCAATTTGGTGGAAATTCCCGCCTGGCGATATGCGCTGATCTGCCTGCCTCATCCACTGTTAGATCAAGGCCTGCGGATTATTGACACACCGGGACTCAACGCTCTGGGCAATGAGCCGGAACTGACTCTGAGCACACTGCCTGGCGCCCAGGCCGTCGCATTTCTGCTGGCCGCCGATGCCGGTGTCAGTGGCACTGATATGAATATGTGGGAGACCCACCTGGCTCCTCTGCGTGAACATCGCGGCACTCCGGTTATGGCGCTGCTGAATAAAGTGGATGTGCTTTGGGATGATCCAGATGAAGATGCGCAGCAACTGTTGCGGCGCATGCGTTCTCAGGTCGCAAAATTACTGTCCCTGCCACAGGAGAGTGTCACCGGAGTCTCGGCAAAAATGGCCCTGTTAGCGCGTCAACAGCAGGATGTCGAACTTTTGCGCAACAGCTGTTTTACTGATTTTGAAAAGCTGTTGGTTCAACGTTTGCTGGAGCACCGCCAAAAAGTGGCGGAACACCGCTCTCTGCACCAGGCCCTGACGTTGATGGCGGATACCCGCGATCTGCTCAAGCGCCGGCTCAACAGCGGCCGTGCCGCGCTGATGCATTTGCAGCGCAATAGTGCCAGCACTGAGGAGCAACTGACCGAGTTGGGCCAGTTGCAGCAGACTGTGCGTGAGCAACATAAGCTCTGCCATCAGGAGTTACTCACCCTAAAGTCCAGCCAGCGCATGCTAATGCGGCAGAGTACGGCCCTACTCGCGCCTATTACCATACAGCAGCTGCAACGGTTGGTTGATGAAACCAGTAAGGCGCTGCATAAGCGTTGGACACCCATGGGACTTGCCAAGGCCATCGATACCTTTATGGAGGGAGTCGATTGCCAGTTAGCCACCTTAGAGCGGGAAGTGGATCAGGCGAATCGACTGCTGGATGCGATTTTTGAGCGTTCCAGCCTGAAGAAGGTGGACAGTGCCGAACAGTACTTCACCATTCGCCAATTCCGTATCACCCTGCGCGGCCTACACCGCCAGGCGGCCCAGCTGCGACGCTCCCCACAGCTTTTACTGGCGCGGCGCAACCGTTTGAGCGAGCGTTTTGTTACGACCCTGGCCAGTGAGGTAGGGCGCCTTTATAGCGAAATGGGTGCCGCGGCAGAAAACTGGCTTGAGCAGGCTCTGGAACCACTCAAGCAACATACGCAATACCAAAAACATCTTCTGAATCGGCACTTGATCAAATTGACCGAGCTGAAGCAGAAAACCCGAAGTCGGCACACCGATTTGCGTACCTTAGAGGATGAGGTACTGCGCAATGATCGGGCCCTGTCCGCACTGGAGGACTTGCTGCGCTACAGTACTTCGGCACCACAGCCTTTGGCGCCGGCGCCGCGCGCGCACAATGTCACCCCACTGAAACCAGCTCTGACGACTTAA
- a CDS encoding YggT family protein, which yields MTSTFSNIGVFLVATLGILYLFAVLMRFLLQLARADFYNPISQGIVKVTNPLLLPLRKVVPGLFGVDMASVVLALLVGLVMILVCGAFAGFGLFNPLSALLWSLIGCVATVIAVVFVGMLISIVFSWIAPQSSHPALMLLRQLLEPFCAPVRRLIPPLGVIDISPIFVFILLTVADKLLLGFASMANMPRFVYSLFWHIPGF from the coding sequence ATGACAAGTACCTTCAGCAACATCGGTGTTTTCCTGGTGGCTACCCTGGGTATCCTCTATCTATTTGCGGTATTGATGCGTTTTTTGCTGCAATTGGCCCGGGCAGACTTCTATAACCCGATTTCTCAGGGCATCGTTAAAGTTACCAATCCGCTACTACTGCCACTACGCAAGGTGGTGCCGGGTCTCTTCGGCGTGGATATGGCCTCGGTAGTGCTGGCCTTGCTGGTGGGTCTAGTGATGATACTGGTTTGCGGTGCGTTTGCCGGATTTGGTCTTTTCAATCCCCTGAGTGCACTGCTGTGGTCTCTGATCGGCTGTGTCGCTACCGTGATCGCGGTCGTGTTTGTGGGAATGCTGATTTCCATTGTGTTCAGCTGGATCGCTCCGCAGAGCAGCCACCCAGCACTGATGCTACTGCGCCAGTTGCTAGAGCCCTTCTGCGCACCGGTACGCCGCTTGATTCCGCCTTTGGGGGTGATCGATATCAGCCCTATCTTCGTGTTTATTTTACTTACTGTGGCGGATAAGTTGCTATTAGGCTTTGCCAGTATGGCCAATATGCCGCGCTTTGTTTATAGCCTTTTCTGGCATATCCCCGGTTTTTAA
- a CDS encoding LytR/AlgR family response regulator transcription factor, protein MTQLRVLIVDDEPLARARLQRQLSTIENCIPVGEAADIESALMQVQILDPDLVLLDIEMPGGSGLELAQQLSTRECPPAIIFCTAHDEFALPAFATAAVGYLLKPVSVEQLRQALAKVQCLNKPQQKLVSGDEKDRGRSRIKAVSRMGVELLEVDSIRCLVADSKYVVAHHPAGETILDESLKELESEFAERFVRVHRSALVAVAFITGLRRDGANYRVELEGVTQAPMVSRRMLSSVKNLITEIC, encoded by the coding sequence GTGACCCAGTTGCGAGTCCTGATTGTCGATGATGAACCCCTGGCCCGCGCGCGGCTGCAGCGGCAGTTGTCTACAATCGAAAATTGTATTCCTGTTGGTGAGGCGGCAGATATTGAATCCGCGTTGATGCAGGTGCAGATACTGGACCCAGATCTGGTCTTGCTCGACATAGAAATGCCCGGCGGCAGCGGCTTGGAATTGGCCCAGCAGCTTTCCACCCGCGAGTGCCCACCCGCGATAATTTTTTGCACCGCCCACGATGAGTTCGCCCTGCCGGCCTTCGCCACCGCCGCGGTGGGTTATCTACTCAAGCCTGTCAGCGTGGAGCAGCTGCGCCAAGCGCTGGCAAAGGTGCAGTGCCTCAATAAACCCCAACAAAAACTTGTTAGTGGTGACGAAAAGGATCGCGGTCGCAGCCGTATCAAAGCGGTGAGCCGTATGGGGGTCGAGCTATTGGAAGTGGACAGCATTCGTTGTTTGGTTGCCGACAGCAAATATGTGGTGGCCCATCACCCTGCCGGTGAGACGATTCTTGATGAGTCATTAAAAGAGTTGGAGAGCGAATTTGCCGAGCGCTTTGTTCGAGTGCACCGCAGTGCACTGGTGGCTGTAGCATTTATTACAGGCTTACGCAGAGACGGAGCGAATTATCGGGTGGAGCTGGAAGGGGTAACACAAGCCCCAATGGTAAGCCGGCGTATGCTGTCTTCGGTAAAAAACCTGATCACGGAGATTTGCTAG